AGGCGAGGGTGGTCATGGCACCGGGGCCGGAGGAAGCGTCGAGACCCCCGTAGCGGCCCGCACCCGGGGGGTCCGTAACCCTCAGCGGCTGACCGCTCCCGTGGGGACCGACTTCGAGGCCTGCGCTCACCCGCCAGACCTCGCCTTCCGGGCCGAGACGGTCCACCGTGTGCACGGTGCCACGGGTTACCGTGGCGCCGTGACCGTCCTCAGCATCGTCTCCCGCAAGGGCGGGGTCGGCAAGACGACCACCGCCATCTACCTGGCCCGGGCGCTGGCCCAGACCGGGCCCACGCTCCTCGTCGACGCCGACCCCGACCACTCCGCCCTGTCCTGGTCCGAGGGTGCGCCCAACCTCGGCCCCGATGTCATCGCCCTGCCCGTCGCCGACCTCGCCAGGCGGGTCGAGAGCCACCGGGCCCACTACGACCACATCGTGATCGACACACCCCCCGGTGCCGCCCACGCCCCACAGATCGACGGGGCGATCATGGCCGCCGATGTCGCCGTGATCCCCTGCCCACCCCAGCTGGGCGACATCGACCGCCTGGCCGAGACCGTTGCCATGGTCGAACGGGTCGGCGCGGTGCGCCATGTGCCCTACGTCGTGCTCCTCACCCGCGTCCGCAGCGGCACCCGAGCTGCCCTCGACGCCGGCCCGGCCCTCACCGACGCCGGGCACCCCGTCCTGGCCGCTCAGATCCCGATGCGCGAGCGCATCGGCCTCAGCTTCGGCGCCGAGCCCGTCGCTGTTCCCGAGTACGACGCCGCCCTCACCGAGATCCTCGCACTGGAGGCCACCCCCGCATGAGCAAGCCCAACGCCTTCAGCGCCCGAGCCACCAAGGCCGCCTCCCGGCCCACGGCCTCCGAAGCCGCGCCCAGGCCGGCGGCCACCAAGAAGCGGCTCACGATCGACCTGATCGACCCCGACGAGTACGCCGCCCTGCGGCAATGGTCGTTCGACACCGACGTCCCCATGACCAAGCTCCTGCGCGCCGGCGCCGTCATCGCTGCCGCCGATGCCGCGACCCGCTCCCGCATCGAGGCCGCCGCCCGCGACCTCGCCTACTGACCCCGATCCGCCGCCGGCACGGCCTACCGTGCCCACTGTCCACCGTGGTACCGTGGGGTCCAGTTCCAGCGAAGGACGTCGCCGTGACTCCAGCCTCCTGGCCGCCACTCCCCCACCTCGACCTGGCAGACCACGCCGCCTACGAGTGGCTCCTGTCGGACCATCCCTGGGCTCGGGCCGAGCGAGAACGCCGTCGGGCCGCGCACCACGCCCGCGAGACGGGCCAAGCCGGCCAGATCCTCCAGATCTGCGACCGCCTCGACGACAGCCCACTCGCCGGCCTGGCCGACACCGTGCGGCCGATGGCTGAACGATCCGCCCTCGAAGCCGAGGTCGAGGCCGTCTACGACGACACCACCCACGTCGCCGACGCCCGCAGGCGCCTCGAGATCGCACGCCAGGTCGCCGGGCACACCGCCTACCGCTACCCCACTGCCCTCCTCGGCGGCGCCGCCCGCCACCAGCCACCGCCAGGCGTCGACTGAGCGAGCCCCACGCCGAGGACCACGCCGCCCACTGGCCCACGGTCCACCGTGGGCACGGTCCCACTGCTCGACCGGCACGGTCGAGGACACCTCCTCGACCGCTTGGCCGCCGCCCGCGGGTCGAAGGGCCCGGGGGGTCCAGACCTCCCGGCCGCCGCAGGCGGCGCGCAGCACCGCAGCGCAGCGAGGAGGGGAGCGGTCTTGACCCCCCGGGCACCGGCACGGCACCGACGCCACCGCTCCACCACCCAGCTCCAGATCGACCACAACGTGTGGGCAGGTCGGCCGGGCCCTTCGGGCCCCTCCCGGGCCGTCAAGGCCATGGACCGGCCCCTGGGGGGCCTCCGCCCGCGTCCGGCGACCCACTCCTTCGCTGCGCTCCTCGCTAGGGCTCCGCCGCCCTGCGGGCGGTCCCCGGACACGGGCGGCCAGACCTTGACCGCCGACCGACACGCCCACCAACCGCGGCTCCTAGGGGGGCAAGGCAGAGCCTTGCCCCCCAGCACGGGCGACCACAGGAAGGACCGCCATGCCCGCACCGCCCTCGGAGCCAACGAACGGTATTGTCACGTACGTGACAAAGGAGGTGACGCCCCGCCTCGTCGACGCCGTCACCGCGACCTGGGCTGAGATCCGCCGGCGGCACCCCGAGGTCCCGGCGGTCGTCCTCACGATCGGGTCAGGCACCCACGGGGAACGGGGCCGGACCCGGCTCGGTCACTACGCGGCCCGCCGGTGGGTGCCCGCCACAGGGGAGGGGAGCGCGCTGGCCGAGCTGTTCGTCGGGGGCGAAGGGCTCCGGGCTGGGCCCGCCGAGCTGCTCGACACCTTGCTCCACGAGGCCGCCCACGGCCTGGCCGACGCCAGAGGCGTCCGCGACACCAGCCGAGGTGGCCGCTACCACAACGCCCGGTACCGCACGATCGCCGAGGAGCTCGGCCTGGTCGTCTCCCAGCACCCCACGCGGGGCTGGAGCACCACGACCCTCAGCGAGGCCACCCGCACCGCCTACCGGGCCGTGCTCGAGGACCTCGCACAAGCCATCACCGCCTACCGACACCCCGAACCGACCGGTGGCCGAGCCAGCAACAACAACGGCGTCGTGCTCACCTGCGCCTGCGGCCGCCGCATCCGCGCCTCGGACACCGTCGCAGCAGCCGGCCCCATCACCTGCGGGCTCTGCTCCACCGACTTCGCCCCGGCCTCCTGACCGCCCAGAGCCGCTCTGACGAGCAGACCGAAACCTCCGCACCTTCCCACCCGACCCGAGGCGCCAGACGGCTCACGGGGCCACACAGCGCCGGCGCAGTGGGGGAGCGGTGGGGGAGCGGTGGGCCCCCGTTCGTCAGTCCCTGCGAAGCAGGGCTGACGAGGTTCCATCATCTCCTGCGTCCGCAAAGGCGCGCACCGCACCCCTATCGGGTGGGATGAACGCTGAGCACCGCCGTAGGCGGTTCCTCTGCTCGACGCCATCCACAGCTCCGACAAGGGGACGCAGCACAACCGTGCGTGCGAAGTCGACCACCGTGGCAGTCACCGGGTAGCCCTCGCTCACCATCGTCGGTCGATCTCTCGACGACGACACCCGCTGCCCTGTGTCCCCGGGCCTCAAGGGGGGTGGCCAGCTCACGGTGCTAGTCGTGCGCTGGAGCCTGCGCCAGAACGTGTACGCGTCACCCGACCGTCCGAGCCGCCACCGAGGAGGTGACGAGCCTGACTGACGCCGAGCACTTGGGCGCTCGTTCCGGACCCCAGACCGCCCGACCACGCCGGCGTGACGCTGCTCCCAGGCAGCCCACAACACCCCTCCGCCGGCCAGGCCGACGGAGCAGGGGTGCTGCTTGCCTCGAGCGCCGCGCTCTCCGGGTCAACGGATACACGGGCGACGAGACCACCAGCAGGCCGGTCCCAGTTCGTATGGGTGAACCGCTCCACTCGCGGAGCATCCGGCTCTTGATGTCATCCAGCCCTGCTGGGGTTCGCTCGAGGGCGCGCTGAACCAAACCGTTGGCCCACGGCGCTTCCCCCAGACCGGGAAACCCGGTACACTCAGGGGTGCTTGTTAAGCGGCTCGTGATGTGGGCCGACGGTGGGGGCCCCGACCAACTGGTCGGGGCTTCTGCGCGTCAGGGGCTAACTCGCCTGAGCAACCTCCCCGTTGTCGTCGAGACCGCGGAGGACGAGCTGCTCGGTGTAGGCAGCGAGGGACAACCCCTCAGCCTCGGCCTGGGCTCGCAACGCTTTGAGCCGTTCCGGATCCACCCGAAACGCCACCGCCTTGCGGCGGCGGGCACTCTCAGGCTGCGTGGGCCCACTGCGGTGTGACATGCGCCGAGTATCGCGGGTTTACCCGCGCGGAGTGGGGGATGGTCTGTCAGTCCGCGCCGGGACGTCGCCGCGGGCTGGTTTGGACTGGCCAGCAGCCGGTGATCATGGCGGTGCTGGTGCCGCCCTCGGGCCACTTCCCCCTCCCGCCCCGAGGGCCCGGGCGGCGGCCCCGGCTCAGCCCAGGCCCTTCGGCACGACCCGCACCGGAGGGACCCGAGGTCGTGGGCGCGGTCGGTACGGGCGCCGCGCCGAGGCCACGCCGGCGGCCTCCAGGGCCTCGGCCCACGACCCTTCGTGACGAACCACCGTCTGCGACGAGGGATGGTCGACCCCGGTGGCCCGGCGCCACCGCTCGTAGTCCTCGAGCAACAGCGGCGACCCCACCGCCTGGGCCGCCGCAGCCACCGAGGCCAAGCACTCCGTGCGCGTCCACCTCATCGGCCCCCGATGTTCCCGGTGGCGGGCCCTCGCACACGCTTGGCCTGGCCAAGCGGCGGCCGCCGAGGTCGCTCACGCGGGGTAGAGGAGCTCGTCGACCCACTCCCGGTACCTGAGCCATCCCCGCCGCTGGCCGACGGTGTTGATCCGCCTCACCGTCTGGTGACCCGCCGGTGTTCGAGCGATCAGACCGCCCGGGGCCACCTCGACGAGGCCCGCGGCGGTGAGCCGCTCCAACGATCGTCGCTTCTCGAGCTCCTCGACCGAGCGGAAGGCCTGGCGCATCAGCTGGTCCGGTGCTGCACCCTCGACACCCAGATACGACAACACGATGAAGTCGACACCCGAGTCGACCGGCGGCCTCGGAGCCCCATCAGGGAACACACGTTTGTTCTATCACCGGGGTCCACCCGACGGTGCCACGGTGCAACGGTGGCACGGTGGCACGGTGCCACGGGCTCCCGACGGGTGGCGCCAGGCGCGCTAGCCCTGCTCAGAGGGCCGGCCCTGCGGACCTCGACCCTGCGCCTGGGCGGACCCGCCGCAACGCCGCTCGGCCCCAAGGGGGTGCTGCGCCCGCTGCGCAGGCTCGCAGCGGCGGCTCTGCCGCCGCCCGTCGGGAGTGTGCGGCGGGTCCGCTCCACCGGGCCCAACACCGGGGGCCCTGGCGCTCCAGGGGCGCCACAGCAGGGCCACCTCGAGCCCGGCACCAACACCAGGAGG
This is a stretch of genomic DNA from Iamia sp. SCSIO 61187. It encodes these proteins:
- a CDS encoding ParA family protein, with product MTVLSIVSRKGGVGKTTTAIYLARALAQTGPTLLVDADPDHSALSWSEGAPNLGPDVIALPVADLARRVESHRAHYDHIVIDTPPGAAHAPQIDGAIMAADVAVIPCPPQLGDIDRLAETVAMVERVGAVRHVPYVVLLTRVRSGTRAALDAGPALTDAGHPVLAAQIPMRERIGLSFGAEPVAVPEYDAALTEILALEATPA